Proteins encoded by one window of Syntrophorhabdaceae bacterium:
- the thiL gene encoding thiamine-phosphate kinase → MEISENALIKKLKRFEKRDPRVIRGIGDDGAVIAMRGGQYVLVQDAMVEHVHFEFSFLNPYYVGKKAVQVNISDVLSMGAMPLYFLVTIGLPAGIRSQDIERLYRGMRDASKQLNMNLLGGDTVSSQTFFIDISMVGKLVAGAYFGRDKARDGDLIGVTGYLGEAAYGLQLLVEKDAQTKGAARCIKRFMDPVSPYTFWKELMKHDITVAMMDISDGLIIDLERMMLESNKAARIHLESVPVPQLLRKNGMEELALTGGEDYQFLFTFSPTKLARMKALKDKGHMVSIIGEVTGGRGVRVFREGKEVRLKRKGYQHFNGTSHG, encoded by the coding sequence ATGGAAATATCTGAAAATGCTCTCATCAAGAAATTGAAGAGGTTTGAAAAGAGGGACCCTCGGGTCATACGCGGCATTGGCGATGACGGTGCTGTGATTGCAATGAGAGGCGGTCAATACGTGCTTGTCCAGGACGCGATGGTGGAGCACGTTCACTTCGAGTTCTCCTTCCTTAATCCCTATTACGTGGGAAAGAAGGCCGTTCAGGTGAATATATCTGATGTCCTCTCCATGGGGGCTATGCCGCTCTATTTCCTTGTCACGATCGGCCTACCCGCCGGGATCAGGTCTCAGGACATTGAAAGACTCTACAGGGGCATGAGGGACGCATCAAAACAGTTGAATATGAACCTCCTCGGCGGTGACACGGTGTCATCGCAGACGTTCTTCATCGATATTTCCATGGTGGGGAAGCTCGTAGCCGGAGCCTATTTCGGACGGGACAAGGCGCGAGACGGAGATCTGATTGGGGTTACGGGATATCTGGGCGAAGCAGCCTACGGACTGCAGCTGCTCGTTGAAAAAGATGCACAAACGAAAGGTGCTGCGCGGTGTATCAAACGATTTATGGACCCCGTTTCGCCCTACACTTTCTGGAAGGAATTGATGAAACATGATATAACAGTTGCCATGATGGATATAAGCGACGGGCTTATCATCGATCTTGAACGAATGATGCTGGAGAGCAACAAGGCTGCAAGGATACACCTCGAAAGCGTGCCCGTCCCGCAACTCCTCCGCAAAAACGGCATGGAGGAGCTTGCCCTTACAGGCGGTGAAGATTATCAGTTCCTCTTCACCTTTTCGCCGACAAAGCTCGCCCGCATGAAAGCACTGAAAGACAAGGGACACATGGTTTCAATTATCGGAGAGGTAACGGGGGGCAGGGGTGTCCGAGTCTTTCGGGAAGGTAAGGAAGTGAGACTTAAGAGAAAGGGATACCAGCACTTCAACGGAACATCTCATGGATAA
- a CDS encoding Gfo/Idh/MocA family oxidoreductase → MSTLGIGMVGARYGARMHVANYAKMPRDLVEIRGVCSRTKESGDALAREARIAFVTNDYGLLLARNDIDVIDICVPPALHHEFAIRAAQAGKHIIMEKPLTGYFGISGDPEPIGACVRRARMREGARSNAHAVRQVVRSAGVRFCYAENWVYAPPIEKMRRLILASRGSILEIRAEENHSGSNSIFSRDWKSTGGGALLRMGVHSVGACLHLKQWEGELRQGKGIRPVWVLADTADLVHSEASQRARKADANRWISADPVDVENWANVVIGFEDGSRGTITVSDVGLGGLNTRVTAFMTDGVIKANMTANNAIETYAPDESIFDGEYFTEKLETRAGWNRPSCDEDWFRGFSQELEDFVAAIRDGREARSGIDLAVDCVNVIYAAYESAETGMRVTLL, encoded by the coding sequence ATGAGCACACTCGGCATCGGTATGGTCGGTGCGCGCTACGGCGCGCGGATGCATGTGGCGAATTACGCCAAAATGCCCAGAGATCTCGTTGAGATCCGCGGGGTTTGTTCACGAACAAAAGAAAGCGGTGATGCCCTGGCGCGGGAGGCCCGGATTGCATTTGTCACAAACGACTATGGCTTACTGCTTGCGCGGAATGATATCGACGTAATTGACATCTGCGTGCCGCCCGCGTTGCACCACGAATTTGCTATCCGCGCCGCTCAAGCCGGCAAGCACATCATTATGGAAAAACCACTGACCGGATATTTCGGAATCTCGGGTGATCCCGAACCGATTGGAGCCTGTGTGCGGCGTGCGCGCATGCGGGAGGGAGCGCGCAGCAACGCTCATGCCGTGCGTCAAGTCGTGCGCTCAGCCGGTGTCAGGTTCTGCTACGCCGAGAACTGGGTTTACGCGCCGCCCATCGAAAAAATGCGGCGACTCATCTTAGCCTCCAGGGGATCAATCCTCGAAATTCGCGCTGAGGAGAACCACTCCGGCTCCAACTCGATATTCTCCCGGGACTGGAAATCAACCGGGGGAGGAGCATTGCTGCGTATGGGCGTGCATTCGGTCGGGGCGTGCTTGCACCTCAAACAATGGGAGGGTGAGCTGCGCCAGGGCAAAGGCATCAGGCCCGTTTGGGTGCTTGCCGACACGGCGGATCTGGTCCATAGCGAAGCGTCGCAACGCGCGCGGAAGGCGGATGCCAACCGATGGATCAGTGCGGACCCGGTCGATGTGGAGAACTGGGCAAACGTAGTCATCGGTTTCGAGGACGGCTCACGAGGGACCATTACTGTGAGCGACGTGGGGCTGGGCGGATTGAACACGCGTGTCACAGCCTTTATGACTGACGGTGTGATCAAGGCGAACATGACTGCAAACAATGCAATCGAGACGTATGCCCCGGACGAGTCGATTTTTGACGGGGAATATTTCACAGAAAAACTCGAAACCCGGGCTGGATGGAATCGTCCGAGTTGCGATGAGGACTGGTTTCGAGGTTTCTCTCAGGAGCTTGAAGATTTTGTGGCCGCGATCCGCGATGGAAGAGAAGCACGTTCCGGTATCGATCTTGCGGTAGATTGTGTCAACGTGATATACGCGGCCTATGAGTCTGCCGAGACAGGAATGCGCGTGACTCTCCTGTAA
- a CDS encoding DUF748 domain-containing protein yields MKALKKIIFWCALVFVVLTLFGFFAAPPIAKSILLKQLSATFHRTISIEKIYINPLTLTFRLKGLTVQEKDKSAPFVSFDMLETKFAPSILKGTVALRSIVLKNPYISVVRNEDKSYNFSDILEGLASKEKVENKPAKPSKPFLFSLSDIHIENGSADFTDKPLNKKHEVRDLNIIVPRLSNRPRDVKTDVHPTISLTINGAPYVIEGTTKPFIDSRETHFDIDIKDIDLPYYLAYLPAKLPYAIRSGLLTVKVDLVFIEYPQGREPSLVLTGDLALTKLLVNDSQGGPLVSVPTLTVSLNPVEPFAKKVHLGKVSVQSAQVTVKRDRKGDLNILPASQKQEKNVSEAGRVVKTDARSATKDQALPLELLVDLFELTDGKVTFNDQSLKNPVDIGIDKLTVRGEGLSLAKDSKGKFSTSLLLNKKGQISVDGAVGLTPLTVDAKLSVKNIDIRPFQPYFTDKVKIAVTSGAVNTNGSLALSQKEKQGLTSHFAGGASVTGFKAVDKETGADMFSMESLYLTGIDYKDESASLTIKSVALTNFAAHIAVNPDGTLNLQDVFVKQDGSGGASPAKPTQQPASPKGSPDTKEKPKEQPMAVKIDTVTLQGGAVDFNDHTVTPNFSGQLTEIGGRVSGLSSKVDTLADMELRALYDRFAPLEITGKINPLRDDLYVDLKASFKDMELSPATPYSGKYIGYTVEKGKLSFDVQYLIEKRKLDSKNTIFVDQLTLGNRIESPAATKLPVKLAIALLKDRRGQIKLDIPVTGSLDDPQFSVWRIVLKVIMNLLTKAATAPFALIGSLFGGGEDLGYVEFDPGSATLSDAGLKKVNDLAKALQDRPSLNLDITGHVDIERDRESLKQYLFQKKVKAQKLKELLKKSTTDIAVDDVKVEPKEYEKYLRLAYKAEKFPKPHDIIGLEKTIPVPEMEKLMLTNTPVKDEDLRALAIARATKVKETILKAGQIDAGRLFIIEPKSLAPEKKEKLKDSRVDFTLK; encoded by the coding sequence ATGAAGGCATTGAAAAAGATCATCTTCTGGTGTGCCCTTGTGTTCGTTGTGCTCACGCTCTTTGGCTTTTTCGCCGCTCCTCCCATCGCAAAATCCATACTCTTAAAGCAGCTTTCTGCGACTTTCCACAGGACCATATCTATTGAGAAGATTTATATCAACCCTCTTACCCTGACGTTCAGGCTTAAGGGTCTCACCGTTCAGGAAAAAGACAAAAGCGCCCCTTTTGTTTCTTTCGATATGCTGGAGACAAAGTTTGCCCCTTCGATCCTCAAAGGAACAGTCGCCCTTCGCAGTATAGTCCTCAAAAACCCCTATATCAGCGTTGTCCGCAACGAGGACAAATCCTATAATTTTTCAGACATCCTGGAGGGACTCGCCTCCAAGGAAAAGGTAGAGAATAAGCCCGCGAAACCATCGAAACCGTTTCTTTTTTCATTGAGTGACATTCATATTGAGAATGGCAGCGCGGATTTCACCGATAAACCGCTCAACAAGAAACATGAGGTGCGCGATTTGAACATCATCGTTCCCCGTCTGTCAAACCGGCCGCGGGACGTGAAAACTGACGTACACCCCACGATCTCGCTCACGATCAATGGCGCCCCTTATGTAATTGAGGGCACGACAAAACCGTTTATCGATTCGCGCGAAACACACTTCGATATTGATATCAAGGACATCGACCTCCCTTATTACCTTGCTTATCTCCCTGCAAAACTGCCGTACGCCATCCGCTCCGGTCTTCTCACCGTGAAAGTGGACCTTGTCTTTATAGAGTACCCTCAGGGCAGGGAGCCTTCCCTGGTGCTCACGGGTGATCTGGCCCTTACGAAACTTCTCGTAAACGACAGTCAAGGTGGTCCGCTCGTCAGCGTGCCTACGCTTACCGTTTCTCTGAACCCCGTGGAGCCTTTCGCGAAAAAGGTGCATCTCGGAAAGGTATCCGTTCAGTCAGCGCAAGTCACTGTAAAAAGGGACAGGAAGGGCGATCTCAATATCCTGCCCGCATCTCAGAAACAGGAAAAAAACGTGAGTGAGGCAGGCCGCGTAGTCAAAACAGATGCCCGGTCCGCCACCAAGGACCAGGCTTTACCTCTCGAATTACTCGTAGACCTCTTCGAGCTTACCGATGGAAAGGTGACCTTCAACGACCAGTCGCTCAAAAATCCCGTGGACATAGGCATCGACAAACTGACGGTCAGGGGCGAAGGACTGTCTCTCGCTAAGGATAGCAAAGGTAAGTTCTCCACCTCGTTGTTACTCAACAAGAAAGGTCAGATAAGCGTGGACGGAGCAGTGGGCTTGACTCCGCTTACTGTGGACGCCAAGCTGTCCGTCAAGAACATCGATATTCGTCCCTTTCAGCCATACTTCACGGATAAGGTCAAGATCGCTGTCACAAGCGGCGCTGTCAATACAAACGGCTCCCTTGCCCTGTCGCAGAAGGAGAAACAGGGGCTCACCAGCCATTTTGCGGGCGGGGCATCTGTTACCGGCTTTAAAGCGGTGGATAAAGAGACCGGCGCAGATATGTTCAGCATGGAATCGCTGTATCTGACCGGCATCGATTACAAGGACGAGTCCGCTTCTCTCACTATCAAGAGCGTGGCCCTCACCAATTTTGCCGCCCACATCGCTGTGAACCCTGACGGCACGTTGAACTTACAGGATGTATTTGTCAAACAGGATGGCAGCGGCGGGGCTTCCCCAGCCAAGCCCACCCAACAGCCGGCAAGTCCCAAGGGCTCCCCCGACACTAAAGAGAAACCAAAAGAACAACCCATGGCTGTAAAAATTGATACGGTAACCCTTCAGGGAGGTGCTGTTGATTTCAACGATCACACGGTAACACCCAATTTTTCGGGTCAACTTACCGAAATCGGGGGCAGGGTCTCGGGTCTGTCATCAAAGGTGGACACCTTAGCGGACATGGAACTAAGGGCGCTCTACGACCGCTTCGCCCCGCTCGAAATCACGGGAAAGATCAATCCTCTCCGTGACGATCTCTACGTAGACCTTAAGGCGTCCTTCAAGGACATGGAACTAAGTCCGGCCACACCATATTCGGGCAAGTATATCGGATACACCGTGGAGAAAGGCAAACTCTCATTCGATGTACAGTATCTCATCGAAAAAAGAAAGCTCGATTCGAAGAACACAATTTTCGTGGACCAGCTCACGTTAGGAAACAGGATTGAGAGTCCCGCCGCGACCAAGCTTCCCGTGAAGCTGGCCATAGCACTCCTAAAAGACAGACGAGGACAGATCAAGCTTGATATCCCCGTCACAGGGAGCCTCGATGATCCGCAATTCAGTGTGTGGAGAATCGTTCTCAAAGTCATCATGAACCTTCTCACCAAAGCGGCAACCGCGCCCTTTGCCCTCATCGGCTCTCTCTTCGGTGGCGGCGAGGACTTAGGATACGTGGAATTCGATCCCGGAAGCGCCACGCTTTCCGACGCCGGCCTCAAGAAGGTCAACGACCTGGCCAAGGCGTTGCAGGACAGACCTTCACTCAACCTCGATATCACCGGCCATGTGGATATAGAGCGTGACAGGGAAAGTCTCAAACAGTATCTCTTCCAAAAAAAGGTGAAGGCCCAGAAGCTCAAAGAACTCTTGAAAAAGAGCACCACTGATATCGCCGTTGACGACGTGAAAGTGGAGCCCAAGGAGTACGAAAAATACTTGAGACTTGCCTATAAGGCAGAGAAATTCCCCAAACCTCACGACATCATAGGCTTAGAGAAGACGATACCTGTGCCTGAGATGGAGAAGCTCATGCTGACCAATACGCCGGTAAAGGATGAAGACTTACGGGCACTGGCCATCGCTCGTGCAACCAAAGTCAAGGAGACGATTCTCAAGGCAGGTCAGATTGACGCGGGGAGACTATTCATCATAGAACCCAAATCCCTTGCGCCGGAGAAAAAGGAGAAGCTCAAAGACAGCCGCGTTGACTTTACTTTGAAATAA
- a CDS encoding ATP-dependent 6-phosphofructokinase, with product MSRKKRVAILTGGGDVPGLNVAIKAVVERAHSSDVEVMGIRRGWMGLMCINPDDRVTIEKFTMHLNPDNVRTIDRTGGTILHTSRTNPGSADPNEVPGFISEQDRVISMNGKVDCTRHIVRVLDTLSIDAVIPIGGDDTLSYACRLHKEGVQVVAIPKTMDNDVFGTDFCIGFSTAVTRSVDTINALRTTAGSHERICVVELFGRNSGETSLFAAYLADVDRALISEVPFDMDRLISFLVHDRSENPSNYAIMTISEGAHPIGGSALEEGMEDAYGHKKLGGIGYAVAQVIKERSGVNTIYQQLAYIMRSGTPDSLDRMVAVSYGSLALDQVTMGHSGRMVALQQASYTTVPLEMVIAAKKRVDVTALYDIETYRPKVRDTLGKPMFLY from the coding sequence ATGTCCAGAAAGAAAAGAGTCGCCATATTAACCGGAGGCGGTGATGTGCCCGGATTGAATGTGGCCATAAAGGCAGTTGTGGAACGCGCCCATTCAAGCGATGTTGAAGTGATGGGGATCCGCAGGGGCTGGATGGGACTTATGTGCATCAACCCCGACGACCGCGTTACCATCGAGAAATTTACCATGCATCTCAATCCGGATAATGTGCGGACCATCGACCGTACGGGAGGAACTATCCTTCACACGTCCCGGACCAATCCGGGAAGCGCCGACCCCAATGAGGTGCCCGGCTTCATCTCCGAGCAGGATCGTGTAATCAGTATGAACGGGAAGGTTGACTGCACACGCCACATCGTACGGGTACTCGATACCCTTTCCATCGATGCGGTCATTCCCATAGGGGGAGACGACACCTTGAGCTATGCATGCCGACTCCACAAGGAAGGGGTGCAGGTCGTTGCCATACCCAAGACAATGGATAACGATGTCTTCGGCACGGACTTTTGTATCGGCTTTTCTACGGCTGTGACCAGATCGGTAGATACAATCAATGCACTGCGCACCACCGCGGGCTCGCACGAGCGGATCTGCGTGGTGGAGCTTTTCGGCAGAAACTCCGGGGAGACATCACTCTTTGCCGCATACCTTGCCGATGTTGACCGGGCGCTCATCTCTGAGGTCCCCTTTGATATGGACAGGCTCATCAGTTTTCTTGTGCATGATCGCTCCGAGAATCCGTCAAACTACGCGATCATGACCATCTCCGAAGGCGCTCATCCAATTGGAGGATCGGCGCTGGAAGAAGGTATGGAAGACGCCTACGGGCACAAGAAACTGGGCGGCATTGGGTATGCGGTCGCACAGGTGATCAAGGAAAGATCGGGCGTGAACACCATATACCAGCAACTTGCCTACATCATGCGTTCGGGAACGCCTGATTCGCTGGACCGTATGGTTGCGGTCTCTTACGGGAGTCTGGCGCTCGACCAGGTGACCATGGGCCACAGCGGACGTATGGTGGCCCTCCAGCAGGCGAGCTACACAACCGTACCTCTTGAAATGGTCATAGCCGCAAAGAAACGGGTCGATGTGACGGCGCTCTATGATATTGAGACGTACAGACCGAAAGTGCGCGACACGCTGGGTAAGCCCATGTTCCTTTATTGA